The genomic region GGTCGTCGCCGTCATGCGATCCGAGGACGCCAAGGAAGGGCCGCTGGCCTTCGCCGAGAAGCGTGAGCCGATTTGGCGGGCCAAGTAAGCGAAGTAGGAGAGGCACCGAGAAAATATGAAGCGAACCATCTATGAGGCCGAGCACGAAGCCTTTCGCGACACCGTTCGCGGTTACATCGACAGCGAACTCATCCCCAACGCCGAGAAGTGGGAAGCTGATCGCCTCGTCGACCGGTCGGCCTACGTGGCTGCGGGCAAGCACGGGCTCATCGGGTTCAACATGCCCGAGGAGTTCGGCGGCGGCGGCGTCGACGACTTCCGGTTCAACGCGATCATCGACGAGGAGATCGCCAAGGCCGGCGTCCCGGCCCCCGCGCTGAGCCTGCACAACGACGTCGTCGGCCCGTACTTCAAGGAACTGGCCAACGACGAGCAGCGGCAGCGCTGGCTGCCCGGCATCACCAGCGGTGAGCTCATCATCGCGATCGCGATGACCGAACCCGGCGCCGGTAGCGACCTCGCGGGCATCCGCACCTCCGCGGTCCGCGACGGTGACGACTGGATCGTCAACGGCTCCAAGACATTCATCTCCTCGGGCATCAACTGCGACCTGTGCGTGGTGGTCTGCCGCACCGATCCCGAAGCCGGTCACAAGGGCTTCACGCTGCTCGTGGTGGAGCGCGACATGGCCGGCTTCACCCGGGGGCGCAAGCTCGACAAGATGGGCCTGCACGCCCAGGACACCTCCGAGCTGCACTTCGAGAACGTCCGCGTGCCCAACGCCAACGTCCTGGGCAAGGAGGGCCGCGGCTTCTACCACCTGATGCAGAATCTCCCCTCCGAACGTCTCGGCATCGCCATCTCGGCGATCGCGGGCGCACGCGAAACCTGGCGCCAGACACTGCAGTACGCCAAGGATCGCAAGGCGTTCGGCCAGCCCATCGGCAGCTTCCAGCACAACCGCTTCCTGCTGGCCGAGATGGACACCCAGCTCGAGATCACCGAGACCTACATCGACCGCTGCCTGCAGGGCGTCGTCGATGGTGAGCTGACTGCCGTCGAGGCCGCCAAGGCGAAGTGGTGGGCCACCGAGGTCGCCAAGAAGGTCGTCGACAACTGTGTGCAGCTGCACGGCGGCTACGGCTACATGATGGAGTACCGGGTCGCCCGCGACTACGTCGACGGACGCATCCAGACGATCTTCGGTGGCACGACCGAGATCATGAAGGAGATCATCGGCCGCGACCTCGGCCTGTAGGGCCTATAGAACCGCGCGCCTCAGGCGGGGGCTTCGGCTGGCAGCTCGGCCGGTGCCGGTTCCGTCGTCGCCTCCGTCGTGGTGGTCGTGGTGGTCGTGCTGGTCGAGGTCGCCGACGGGGTGACCGGCGTCGGCGGGGTGCTCGGGTCGAGGACCGTGTCGATCAGGTAGATCCGCGCGTTGGCGGTCTGGATGCCGCCGCACAGCACCTTGGCGGTGTCGTTGACGGTGATGTCGTCGCCCTCACCGGTGACCTTGATGTCGGCGCCCTGCTGCGTGGGTCGCTGGCCCTCGACGTCGTTGGGACCCAGGATGCCGAGGAACACGTGGTAGTAGTCGAGGTCCGTCAGCGCGGCCGGATCGGCCTTCAGCGCGTCGAGTTGGGCGGGCGGCAGCGCGGCGAACGCTTCGTTGGTCGGCGCGAACACCACGTACGGGCCGTTCTCGAGCACCGGAAGCACGTTGACCGCGGGGTTCAGGCCGCCCGAGATCGCCGAGTAGAAGGTGCTCGCCTCGGGGATGGTCTGCAGCGCCTGGCCGAGCGGCATGGTGGCCAGGTTCTTCCAGGTCGGAATCGCCTCCTTGAAGGCGTCGCACTCGGGGCCCTGCGGATCGGGGATCTCGACGGCCTCCTCGGTCGTCGGCTCGGTGGTGGGCTCGGCGGGCTGCGCATAGGCGGTCACGGCGAGCGGGATCGACACGGCGATCGCCGCGGCCCCGGCGAGCGCGCCGATGGCTTTGCTGGTGCGAGTCATCACGTAGGTTCCTCCGCTAGTCAGGTCGCCTGGCATGTTAGAGGCACAGATCGCCGATCGGCAAAGTCACGACCCGTGGACCACCCGCCGCAGCGTCACTGACCTGCACTTTGCGAACCTACGCACACACGTCGGCGCGCAGGCCGACCAGGGCGAACCGCGGCGTCTGGGTCACTCCCGGTCACGTGCCCCTGGGCCGGGCGGCGGCAGCGAGTGAATACGATGTCGCGCATGCCTGAACCGCTGATCCTGTCCATTCGCGGACGCTCCCCGCAGGTGCACGCCGAGGCCTGGGTGGCGCCGAACGCCAGCGTGATCGGCCAGGTGAGGCTCGCCGCGCGGGTCAGCGTCTGGTACAGCGCAACGTTGCGTGCCGAGGCCGAACCGATCGAGATCGGGTACGGCACCAACGTTCAGGACGGCGTCACCATCCACGTCGACCCCGAGTTCCCGATCAGCATCGGCGCGGAGGTCAGCATCGGGCACAACGCAGTGCTGCACGGCTGCACCGTTGAAGACGGGGTCCTAATCGGGATGGGCGCCGTGGTCCTCAACGGCGCGACGATCGGCGAGGGGTCGCTCGTCGCGGCGGGCGCGGTGGTGCCGCAGGGCTTCGTCGTTCCGCCGCGATCCCTGGTCGCCGGGGTGCCCGGCAAGATCCGCCGCGAGCTCAGCGACGCCGAGGTCTCGGGCAACCGGCACAACGCACAGGTCTACCAACACCTCATCGAGCTGCACCGCGACGCCACCGGCTGACGCAAATCCTGCGTATCCGATCACGTTTCGGGTCAACGCGGACCGATCGGGGTACAGCCGTACGGTGGAAAACGTGCGAACCCTGGTCACCGGCGCCACCGGGTATGTCGGTTCGCGACTCGTCACCGCCCTGCTCGACGAGGGGCACGACGTTGTCGCGGCGACCCGTGACGTCGGCAAACTGTCCCGTTTCGGCTGGCACAACCGGATCACCGGCGTCACGTTGGACGCCCACGACGAGTCGTCGGCGCGGGCCGCGTTCGCCGATGCGGGACCCGTCGACGTCGTCTACTACCTGGTGCACGGCATCGGCCAGCCGGACTTCCGCGACGCCGACAACCGCGCCGCGGCCACCGTGGCGAACGCCGCGAAGGAGGCCGGCGTGCGCCGCATCGTCTACCTGGGCGGTTTCGTACCCGACGGTGACGACCTCTCCGAGCACCTGACCAGCCGCGCCGAGGTCGCCGAAGCGCTCAACGTCGGCGGCGGTCCCGACGTGGTGTGGCTCGGTGCCGCGATCATCATCGGCGCGGGTTCGACGTCGTTCGAGATGCTGCGCTACGTGGGGGACCGCTTCCTGGTCATTCCCATGCCGTCGTGGTCGGTCCACCCGCTCGACCCGATCTCCGTCTGCGATGTGCTGCACTACCTCGTCGCCGCCGCCGACGCCGACCGCGTGCCCGCCGGTGCCTACGACATCTCCGGACCCGAGACCACGTCCTACGGTGACCTGCTGCGGACCTACGCGCGCATGTCCGGCAAGTGGCGCGCCGAACTGCCGGTCAACGGGATCGACACCGGGCTGGTGTCGCTGGTGACGGGGGTTGTCCTGCCGGTCCCGGGTGGGCTGGCCGGGGATCTCGTTCGATCGCTTGACCATCCGATGGTGGCGTCGGAGAACCGGCTGCGCGAGCTGGTGCCGGACCCACCGGGCGGCTTGATCGGTGTCGAGGAGGCGATAACCCGGACGCTGTCGAGCCGGCGGCGCCGACCCGTCGACACGCTGGCCGACCCGCACCACCTCGCCGACACCGATCCGGTGTGGGCGGGCGGTGACACCCAACGCATCCAACAGGTGGCAGGCGCCTTCACACCGGCGATCGCCAGGCCCGCACTCGGACTCATCGGTGTGGTGCCGGGACCCGTCGCCGGTGCGGTCCGCACCGGGTTGGACACGCTGATGCACTTCGTGCCCGGGGTGAGCTCGGCATGACGCGGTCCGCGACGCGTCCGGGATGGCTGGCCGAAGCCAAGGACATCGTCAACGCGTGTCCCGTTCCCCACCACGAGGCGCCGAGCGTCATCCGGCGCCGACGCGTCATCGTCGCGGTGGTGCTGGTCATCGGCGCTGCGCTGCTTGGCTATTCGCTGACGCTGGAACCGGGCAACAACCTCTTCTACTGGCTGACGCTGGCGCTGGCGGCGGTGTGGGCCCTCGGCGCGTTCGCTTCGGGCCCACTGCATCTCGGGTGCATCCGGTTCCGCGGTCGCAACCAGCGGCCGGTCATCACGGGCACCGTGGTCGGCCTGCTGCTCGGCGCGGTGTTCATCGTCGGCGGGTTGATCGCCCGCGAGATACCGCCGGTGCGCGACTACATCACCCGGGTGCTCGAATACGCCGACTACGGACCCCTGGGGTTGGTCGTGTTCATCACGGTGATCAACGGACTCGCCGAGGAGATGTTCTTCCGCGGTGCCCTGTACACCGCGCTGGGCACGATGCGGCCGATACTGATCTCGACGGTCTTCTACGTGATCGCGACGGCTGTCACCACGGGCAACCCGATGCTGGGCTTCGCCGCGATCATCCTGGGCACGATCTGCGCGTTCGAGCGCCGGGTGACCGGCGGCGTGCTCGCACCGATGCTCACCCACTTCTTCTGGGGGCTGGTGATGGTGCTTGCGTTGCCGCCGCTCTTCGGGGTGTAGCGCTCGGGCTAGTTCAAGGGGTGGGCGAGTTCGTCGCGACGCATCCCGGCCGCCCACACCGCGACCGCGGCCAGCAAGGCCGGAGCGATGCCGGCCACGAGGAAAATCGTCTGCATCGAAACGACTTTCGACAACGGGCCGACGATCGCGAACGACACCGGCATGAATGCCAGCGACACGAAGAAGTCCAGGCTCGACACCCGGCCCAACATCGCCCTTGGGACCCGACGCTGCAGCAGCGTGCCCCAGATGACCATGCCGGCACCGTCGGTGAACCCGATGACGAGCGTCGCCACCGCCATCAACGTGAACGACGAGGTGAACCCGAACACGATCAGTGGGATCGAGCCCAGGCTCCACATCGCCATCATGACCGTCAGATAGCGGCGCGGCAGCCGGACCGATGACACCGCAAGCGCACCGAGCGCGCTGCCCACACCGAAGAACGCCAGGATGAAGCCGTACGTCCGGGCGCCTTCGGCGAAGCGGTCGTCGGCAATGAACGGCAGCAGCACCTCGATCGGCCCGAGCACCACCAACACGAACATGCTGGCGAAGAGCAACGTCCACAGCAGCCACGGCGTGGCGAGCACGAAGACGAACCCCTCGCGCAGGTCCCGCAACACATTCGGGCGCTGCTGGTCGGGTTGTGGCGCAGCGATTCTCGCCGACCGCGTCGCGACAAGCAGCGTGAGGCCGACCGCGAACAGCGCCGCCACCGTCACCGCGCCGAGCGCGGGAAACGTCGCGCCGATGAGCACGCCTGCCACCGCCGGGCCGATCGCGCGCTGGAACACCGGCCGAACGACACCCTCGACGCCGTTGGCGGCCAACAGTTGTTCGGCGGGAAGGACCCTCGGCAGGATAGCGCTGTAGGCGGGAAAGAAGAACGCCGCGGCGGCGCCGAGCGCCGCGGCCCCCACGGCCAGATGCCAAATTTGCAGCGCGCCAAGCAGTCCGAGAACCGCGATCGCCGAAGCGGCGAGCACGTTGACCGTCTCGACGGCGATGATGATCGTGC from Mycobacterium sp. IDR2000157661 harbors:
- a CDS encoding fasciclin domain-containing protein; translated protein: MTRTSKAIGALAGAAAIAVSIPLAVTAYAQPAEPTTEPTTEEAVEIPDPQGPECDAFKEAIPTWKNLATMPLGQALQTIPEASTFYSAISGGLNPAVNVLPVLENGPYVVFAPTNEAFAALPPAQLDALKADPAALTDLDYYHVFLGILGPNDVEGQRPTQQGADIKVTGEGDDITVNDTAKVLCGGIQTANARIYLIDTVLDPSTPPTPVTPSATSTSTTTTTTTTEATTEPAPAELPAEAPA
- a CDS encoding NAD(P)H-binding protein; translated protein: MENVRTLVTGATGYVGSRLVTALLDEGHDVVAATRDVGKLSRFGWHNRITGVTLDAHDESSARAAFADAGPVDVVYYLVHGIGQPDFRDADNRAAATVANAAKEAGVRRIVYLGGFVPDGDDLSEHLTSRAEVAEALNVGGGPDVVWLGAAIIIGAGSTSFEMLRYVGDRFLVIPMPSWSVHPLDPISVCDVLHYLVAAADADRVPAGAYDISGPETTSYGDLLRTYARMSGKWRAELPVNGIDTGLVSLVTGVVLPVPGGLAGDLVRSLDHPMVASENRLRELVPDPPGGLIGVEEAITRTLSSRRRRPVDTLADPHHLADTDPVWAGGDTQRIQQVAGAFTPAIARPALGLIGVVPGPVAGAVRTGLDTLMHFVPGVSSA
- a CDS encoding acyl-CoA dehydrogenase family protein, giving the protein MKRTIYEAEHEAFRDTVRGYIDSELIPNAEKWEADRLVDRSAYVAAGKHGLIGFNMPEEFGGGGVDDFRFNAIIDEEIAKAGVPAPALSLHNDVVGPYFKELANDEQRQRWLPGITSGELIIAIAMTEPGAGSDLAGIRTSAVRDGDDWIVNGSKTFISSGINCDLCVVVCRTDPEAGHKGFTLLVVERDMAGFTRGRKLDKMGLHAQDTSELHFENVRVPNANVLGKEGRGFYHLMQNLPSERLGIAISAIAGARETWRQTLQYAKDRKAFGQPIGSFQHNRFLLAEMDTQLEITETYIDRCLQGVVDGELTAVEAAKAKWWATEVAKKVVDNCVQLHGGYGYMMEYRVARDYVDGRIQTIFGGTTEIMKEIIGRDLGL
- the tet(V) gene encoding tetracycline efflux MFS transporter Tet(V), encoding MSTHFDTEPAREAGGWRVLAPFRIRAYRLLITAVTLSIFADGMFAVVLALQVIELNNDPVSLSLVTTCFGAGLVAFVLVGGIAADRIDQRTIIIAVETVNVLAASAIAVLGLLGALQIWHLAVGAAALGAAAAFFFPAYSAILPRVLPAEQLLAANGVEGVVRPVFQRAIGPAVAGVLIGATFPALGAVTVAALFAVGLTLLVATRSARIAAPQPDQQRPNVLRDLREGFVFVLATPWLLWTLLFASMFVLVVLGPIEVLLPFIADDRFAEGARTYGFILAFFGVGSALGALAVSSVRLPRRYLTVMMAMWSLGSIPLIVFGFTSSFTLMAVATLVIGFTDGAGMVIWGTLLQRRVPRAMLGRVSSLDFFVSLAFMPVSFAIVGPLSKVVSMQTIFLVAGIAPALLAAVAVWAAGMRRDELAHPLN
- a CDS encoding gamma carbonic anhydrase family protein yields the protein MSRMPEPLILSIRGRSPQVHAEAWVAPNASVIGQVRLAARVSVWYSATLRAEAEPIEIGYGTNVQDGVTIHVDPEFPISIGAEVSIGHNAVLHGCTVEDGVLIGMGAVVLNGATIGEGSLVAAGAVVPQGFVVPPRSLVAGVPGKIRRELSDAEVSGNRHNAQVYQHLIELHRDATG
- a CDS encoding CPBP family intramembrane glutamic endopeptidase, translated to MTRSATRPGWLAEAKDIVNACPVPHHEAPSVIRRRRVIVAVVLVIGAALLGYSLTLEPGNNLFYWLTLALAAVWALGAFASGPLHLGCIRFRGRNQRPVITGTVVGLLLGAVFIVGGLIAREIPPVRDYITRVLEYADYGPLGLVVFITVINGLAEEMFFRGALYTALGTMRPILISTVFYVIATAVTTGNPMLGFAAIILGTICAFERRVTGGVLAPMLTHFFWGLVMVLALPPLFGV